A genomic region of Aureimonas populi contains the following coding sequences:
- the guaB gene encoding IMP dehydrogenase: MARIIETATGATALTFDDVLLQPGHSEVMPGQVDVRTRITRTIDLNLPILSAAMDTVTEARLAIAMAQAGGIGVIHRNFTPVQQAEEVRQVKKFESGMVVNPVTIGPEATLGDARALMAAHRISGIPVVENGGAGGQTRGRLVGILTNRDVRFASDDRQKIFELMTRENLVTVRESVDQDEAKRLLHRHRIEKLLVVDGQGHCIGLITVKDMEKSQLNPNASKDAQGRLLAAAATSVGDDGFERAERLIEAGIDLIVVDTAHGHSQKVLDAVARVKRLSNEVQVIAGNVATGSGTQALIDAGADGIKVGIGPGSICTTRIVAGVGVPQLSAILDAVAVADKAGVPVIADGGIKFSGDLAKALAAGASAAMVGSLLAGTEESPGEVYLHQGRSYKAYRGMGSVGAMARGSADRYFQAEVRDTLKLVPEGIEGQVAYKGAVSTVLHQLAGGLRAAMGYTGAATLRDFRENATFVRISNAGLRESHAHDVTITRESPNYPGFGA; the protein is encoded by the coding sequence ATGGCGCGCATCATCGAAACGGCTACCGGCGCGACGGCGCTCACCTTCGACGACGTGCTGCTTCAGCCGGGTCATTCGGAGGTCATGCCCGGGCAGGTTGACGTGCGCACGCGCATCACCCGCACCATCGACCTCAACCTGCCCATCCTCTCGGCCGCCATGGACACCGTCACGGAGGCGCGGCTCGCCATCGCCATGGCACAGGCCGGCGGCATCGGCGTGATTCACCGCAACTTCACGCCCGTGCAGCAGGCGGAGGAGGTGCGGCAGGTCAAGAAGTTCGAGAGCGGCATGGTGGTCAATCCCGTGACCATCGGCCCGGAGGCGACGCTGGGCGACGCGCGCGCGCTGATGGCCGCGCACCGCATCTCGGGCATTCCCGTGGTGGAGAACGGCGGCGCGGGCGGGCAGACGCGCGGCCGGCTCGTCGGCATCCTCACCAATCGCGACGTGCGCTTCGCCTCCGACGACCGGCAGAAGATCTTCGAGCTGATGACGCGCGAGAACCTCGTCACCGTGCGCGAAAGCGTGGATCAGGACGAGGCCAAGCGCCTGCTGCATCGGCACCGCATCGAGAAGCTTCTGGTCGTGGACGGGCAGGGCCACTGCATCGGCCTCATCACCGTGAAGGACATGGAGAAGTCGCAGCTCAACCCCAACGCCTCGAAGGATGCGCAGGGGCGGCTTCTGGCGGCGGCCGCCACGAGCGTGGGCGACGACGGCTTCGAGCGCGCCGAGCGGCTGATCGAGGCGGGCATCGACCTGATCGTGGTGGACACCGCGCACGGCCATTCGCAGAAGGTGCTCGACGCGGTGGCCCGCGTGAAGCGCCTTTCGAACGAGGTGCAGGTGATCGCGGGCAACGTCGCCACCGGCTCGGGCACGCAGGCGCTGATCGACGCGGGCGCGGACGGCATCAAGGTGGGCATCGGCCCGGGCTCCATCTGCACCACGCGCATCGTGGCCGGCGTAGGCGTGCCACAGCTCTCCGCGATCCTCGACGCGGTGGCCGTGGCCGACAAGGCCGGCGTGCCGGTGATAGCCGACGGCGGCATCAAGTTCTCGGGCGACCTCGCCAAGGCGCTGGCGGCCGGTGCCTCCGCCGCCATGGTCGGCTCGCTGCTGGCCGGCACGGAGGAGAGCCCCGGCGAGGTCTACCTGCATCAGGGCCGCTCCTACAAAGCCTATCGCGGAATGGGCTCCGTGGGCGCCATGGCGCGCGGCTCGGCCGACCGCTACTTCCAGGCCGAGGTGCGCGACACGCTGAAGCTCGTGCCGGAGGGCATCGAAGGGCAGGTGGCCTACAAGGGCGCGGTCTCCACCGTGCTGCACCAGCTCGCGGGCGGCCTGCGCGCCGCCATGGGCTATACGGGCGCGGCGACCCTGCGGGACTTCCGCGAGAACGCGACCTTCGTGCGCATTTCGAACGCCGGCCTGCGCGAGAGCCACGCGCATGACGTGACCATCACCCGCGAGAGCCCGAACTATCCCGGCTTCGGCGCCTGA
- a CDS encoding hydrogen peroxide-inducible genes activator: MLTLRQLRYFEALGETLHFGRAARKLNISQPALSAQIAQMEADFGTTLFERRPTGVALTPEGETVRARARRILMEVRDLEALAQAGEELLSGQLRLGIIASLAPYLLPGLLKELSRSYPRLTIGVRENVTAVLGDELARGELDCVVQALPVERKGVETIPLAQDPFLLAVPKAEAARIATPASPQQLQGERLILLEEGHCLRDQALDVCRIAESRDLATLGATSLTTLLRMVAGGLGVTLVPRSALEAEGRDAGIAFLPFADPAPSRTLALTFRTSSGRRRDFERLAEMIRECLPSAPQAPKPG; encoded by the coding sequence ATGCTCACACTGCGCCAGCTCCGCTATTTCGAGGCTCTCGGGGAAACGCTGCATTTCGGCCGCGCCGCCCGCAAGCTCAACATCTCGCAGCCCGCCCTTTCCGCGCAGATCGCGCAGATGGAGGCAGATTTCGGGACCACGCTGTTCGAAAGGCGCCCCACGGGCGTCGCGCTCACGCCCGAAGGCGAGACGGTGCGGGCGCGCGCCCGGCGCATCCTGATGGAGGTGCGGGACCTGGAGGCGCTGGCGCAGGCGGGGGAGGAGCTGCTCTCGGGCCAGTTGCGCCTCGGCATCATCGCTTCGCTGGCGCCCTATCTCCTGCCCGGCCTGCTGAAGGAGTTGTCGCGCTCCTACCCTCGCCTGACCATCGGCGTGCGCGAGAACGTGACGGCCGTGCTGGGAGATGAGCTGGCGCGCGGTGAGCTGGACTGCGTGGTGCAGGCCCTGCCGGTGGAGCGCAAGGGCGTGGAGACGATCCCTCTGGCGCAGGACCCGTTCCTGCTGGCCGTGCCGAAGGCCGAGGCGGCGCGGATCGCCACGCCGGCCTCGCCGCAGCAATTGCAGGGAGAGCGCCTGATTCTCCTGGAGGAAGGCCATTGCCTGCGCGATCAGGCGCTGGACGTGTGCCGCATCGCCGAGTCGCGCGACCTGGCCACGCTGGGCGCGACCAGCCTGACGACGCTGCTCCGTATGGTGGCGGGCGGGCTCGGCGTCACGCTGGTGCCCCGCAGCGCGCTGGAGGCGGAAGGGCGCGATGCGGGCATCGCCTTCCTGCCCTTCGCCGATCCGGCGCCCTCGCGTACGCTGGCACTGACCTTCCGCACCTCTTCCGGGCGCAGGCGCGATTTCGAGCGCCTGGCCGAGATGATCCGCGAGTGCCTGCCCTCGGCCCCTCAGGCGCCGAAGCCGGGATAG